TtaaatttgcaaaattctcCTCATCGTCCAAGGCGGTGGAGCTTCTACTATTCTGAGAGCTATTGAATCTCTCTgctcttttccttcttctttctatCTCTTCTACGGAGGACATTGAATTGGTCTCGACATTAATCATTCTGTGATTCTTCGTTTTACTactctttctctttcttccatCATTACCAAGTGATGATTTAGGAGTTGATCGAGTTGCCTGATTCAGTCCATTCCATACACCATGAAGGCCTGTTTGTGGCATGCTGCTAGTATTGTTCAAGTAAGGGAAGAAGCTCGGATTAGGTGAGATTGTTCCTGATTTTTCCGGTTTCGGTACTACAGGCAGCCCACTATCATTTGGGTGAAAGTTCATACcgttattgaagaaaaaaggACTCATTGTAGGTACACCTGGTAAACCATTGTTCGGGAGAGAACCTTCCATGTTACTTTTCCAGGGCTGTAAGGGCTCTTGAAAAGACGAAATACCTGCTCCGCTTGGGGCCAATACGCCCGGAAGTTGCGATGGTAGGAATTGTGAAGGAGGTGGCACTGGAGGCGCACTTGGTGGGGGGAAAGCAGGAGGCATAGGAATCTTTCCGCCTTTAGACACTGTGCTCTCCTTCTTCCGTTTCTTTGCATCTCTATTCTTTCTATTTTGGCCCAAGCTCACAGGGTTTACCTTGTTATACGTTGCATCCATCAGTAGCTTGATTACTCTAGGCTTATCTGCTATTGAAAGATCACTtgtggtgatgatgatcttcCATTATGTTAAGAAACTacttgaaattcaaaacGTATGATAGAGTAGTCACGTGATTTGtttttaaagaagatgTCGATTAATGAGAAGTGAATAAATTGATATCATGAGTCGATTTTAATGTCGGAGGATGTAGCTCTATTTGTTGAATTATTCACAAGATTGTGTACGTAACTATTCGTCATAGCTTCCAAAGGAAAGTAGTCCACCGCTATGTCTTGAGTGCCTGGAGAAATAGTCGTAATCGATGGATACAGCATTAGCTAGCAAGACTGCCCTTTGATCTAAATCCAAAACGGAATCGCTTAGCAAATCTGGTGGGTAAAcattttcaaagctttGCTTGGAGTCGAATCGGATGACGTAGACACCTGTATCAGTAAAAAACTCTCTGCCTAGCCCAACCCAATTTCTGTCAACACCTGCCATTATCTTACCATTTGCGTCCATCACCGGAAATTCGAACGATAGGAAAGGTGCATCGATTTGCCCATACTCTGAAAAGGACCCCTCTGAACCGAGGTCCCTTTGGAAAAGTTCATAACGACGCCTCCACAGATGCCAATTTTGAATAGACTCACCAACGAGTATTCCTTCGCCCTGTGAATCATCGATGTATTGAGGCTGAGGTACATTACCAAAAGGTGACGACGAATGTACCTCTTTTTCGAGCGTAGACGATTGTTTGACATAATCCTGCTCTACTGTCGTAATAGGTGGCAAAAACGCTTTAATATGTGAGTTAATCCATGAGAAAGGTCTTCTGATAGTCATAATAACATTACCCCAATTGTCGAAGACATCAACCGTAAAGGGTCTGTGCAGTTTGTAAATTTGACGCAATATGGCCTTGCCTATTGAAAAGTCTCTTTCTTGCATATAACCAATCCTGTTCCCCAAAACATCCATTATGGCGTACTTATTTGCCTGTTCGAACCCTAAGAAAACGTTCATCATTTCTAGCTGCCTCTCAATGACAATTGTTGGCTCATTCAAAATAGTTGTCGCTACCGGATGATGTGGTTGGATGAAGGTTGTCTCCACTTGACTTCCAAGGATATCAGACGCCAGTGCGGTTCTTGCACCTTGAATGCCATCACCTCTTTGCCGCAGCCTCCTAAAAGGACCGTTTCTAGCAACCTTTGCCGTACTAGAATATAGTCTGCGTAGCATTATCTGCATAACTGGTGATATTGTACCCTGTATTTGCAAGCaagtttgatctttctaCAGCTGTGGTTCGGACTTATCTAACACGTTATGTTTCGGGGCataatttcattgaaattggtaTTGCTATCGTTCGGATCGAAAACGCTCAAGCATCGACACCGGAAGCTACAGTCGAATTGGCAAGGTTGAGAGACTATAACCAGGCTGAACTACCGGAAGATACTAACAGGCTAGGGTGGAAAGAGTTCGCATATCGTTCTGGAGATGCACACGAAATCTGTTATTTTCTCATTATGTGAAACATCATTCTAAAGCACTGTTGCAAGCATTCGATAGCAAGTTGCAGGTCTGccatttcttctccttcagGTGAAGGAAACGGTCCGCTCGCCCTAATGAGCTCCTTCGTTGGCCTTGTAAGTCCCTAGTGGATTCTCGCAGGCGAGATATGAAGGACAGTGGCTAGCTATGGCATTCTTTATATTGTGATTTATTCACTCAAGAGTAAAAATACCACTGGCAGGCCCCACTCAGAAAGAGATAGGCTCCTAAGATCTCGTCATTAATAAAGTACATTTAGTTTCACATGTCATTCAGAAATTGTATGGGAGTTTGGCCGAGTGGTTTAAGGCGTCAGATTTAGGTTGTATCGaccaaaatctctgatatcTTCGGATGCAAGGGTTCGAATCCCTTAGCTCTCAtgttttttatttttcaaaatttcattttttttctttctgAGTATtatttcgatgaaaaaatcATATTGAAATAGTGAGCTCAAGGTCGATCAGCAGGCTTCTTCGACCATTTGGACCGATTGAACCGTGAATCAAAACTATTTGACAATGTTCCGCTCGATTGTGACCAAGAGAGGTGTGCATACAGTTCCTAGGCTCCCACAGGCATCGCATTTAAGTCGACAGGGTGTTCCAAATGTGCTGAGTGTCGGTGGCTTCAAAGTTCTGTGGGACCAGCATCAAAAATACCTATGTGATAAACTTACACTTGCTACAACTGGTACCAGTATGGAATCATATTTGCCTTTCCACTTACTACTGAACACGGCTAAAAAAGCTTCTCAAAGtcatatcttcaatctGGCCTCGGCAGCTCACAATAATCatttatttgttgaaaacaTCGTTCCAACCTTCACCTCTACTTCGACTCAACCATCTCGTTTATTTTTGACCTGTGTAGAGGAATCATTTGGTTTGGATTGGGAAgccttgaagaaagaaatggTCCGTCGTGCTGAGCAGGATGTGCTTGGGCAGGGCTGGCTCTTTTTGGTGGAAAACAGTGATAAAGAACTGCATATTCTAACGATACAAAATAACGGTACGCCGTACTACTTCCCAAGGAATCAACTATTCGATTTGAATTGTGCATTGACCTTAGAGGAGTTTGCACAAttagaagaaatcaagaagcTAGTGGTGGAGCAAGGAGACAAAAAGGTCAAGGACTGGACAGTGCCACTAGTATGTGTTAGTCTTTGGGATCAAGCTTACCTGCATGATTACGGCGTTCAAGGCAGATCAAAATATGTGGAAAACGTCCTGAATAACTTAAACTGGGGTGTTGTAAACAATAGACTGTACTCAGACTCATTATGAGGGTTCTGCTCTGTGAATATTTACATCGATATCTACCGTCCTGTATATATGGAACCCGACCTGTATCATACGACTTTAGTAGCGACAggttttcctctttcatcttttaTTAACGTAGCCCTGTTTCTCTGACATAAAGGCTTAATGCAGTGAGCTAACAGTGGTTCTGGCATGCCATGGAACTCCCAGTCAGCGGTTTCGTCCCCTTGGGCTAGTTCATATATGGTCACTACCTGATTCAGTTTCCCCGAGTTTTCAAACCATTGCAACACTAAGGAGGCCCAAGAGTCTAGAGTTCTCCATAACACATAATACTGGGACGAGTCTTTCCTCCCAGTTTCGGTTCCCATAGCTTTCCCCTCTTCACACATCTTTGACCATATTTCTTCCACAAATACTTGAGGCACCGATCTCTGAATCTCTGAATTTATAAATATGCTAATCCTCGATTTGTTGTACTCATCTACTGGGACACCTTCTAATGTCATACACCAGAAGTTTTGTGATTTGCAGTATGCTAAAACTAGGTCTATCCATGAGGCTATTTGCTGCCTCCTGATAATCGCATTCGGTTGTCGGGTATAGAGTGGTGGGAATGAATATATAGCAGGAAGCACCGTCGATGGATCAGTCATGATGATTTGTATTACTTTTAGTCAAGCGACTTGAGCAAGCGATTCGCGAAGTACTCATGATTCCTTCTAATCAAGCTTGAACAACCTGGCCTATGGAAAGGGTTCAAGAACTAGAACGCGAGCACGTTCAATTGTATGGTGAACTTCTAAAAGCACTCGATAAGCTCTACCAGCTTCAACGTGGCCATGGCAGGATCAGAGACAAGGACGCTGAAAGCACCCTGGCTACCAGACGACAGCTTCAGATGAGTATTGAGAAGAGTGCTGCAATGATAAGAACTTTGGAAAGATTGCTGAAATACGAAGGCAATCCAGACATGGGATTGACCACTACTGAAGACCTTCTTGCGTTGAGGTTGGGCAAGCTAATGCAAGAGAACTACGAGATGGACTATGATGTTGCCGAATTTATGAAAAGAGAGGACAAAGTACGACAAGAACtcagagaagaaagattacAATACTCGCGATTGACCACTAGATTGAGGGAACTTAGCGACAAGATTAATAGCCAGAAAGATACTCCTGATGAGTCTGACAAGATAAAAAGTATTCCCACGCTAGGACGGTCTGAAATCATAGATCAAAATGAAAGAATCGAAGAATTACTGATAGCACTCAAGATTCACGGTGGTTACGATCCAATGCTGTAAATCCTTTTTTTAGTAGCGAGCAATTTCCATTGACGCTCCTCCTAAACACATCATTCTAGACACATCACCAGACGTTGTTCAAGATGCCACTTAGGTTCCAATCGGGTCCCAATTCGTCAATAAACTTTACTAGTCTTATTCTTATAGCTCATAGTTAGAAGGTCCGTCTGGCTGGGTAAAATGGTTTTCTTTTTTCGtttaaaattttttttctactTCCTCGAGAATTGGAGCCTTCGAGCTCATCGCACACCTCATCGCATCTGAACGGTTGATTACAACTTTCAATTACGATCGATTTTATCACATTTTGCATTCAACTCTGTTTAACTTGTTCTTAATTCACCCCTGCCTTTTGCTTGTACTTGTGATTAACTTGTTCGCTCGTTAGAGGTAATTACTCTAGTAATATTTGGTAGCTTTCAAAGGAAGGGCAGGCTAAAATACAAACAGGATTCATAGCAGTTAGAATGAAGTACGTCGTTGTCTCTGGTGGTGTCATTTCCGGTATTGGTAAGGGTGTTTTGGCCTCTTCTACCGGTATGCTTTTTAAGACCTTAGGTCTTAAAGTTACTTCGATTAAGATCGATCCTTACATGAACATCGATGCTGGTACTATGTCTCCTTTGGAACACGGTGAGtgttttgttcttgacgATGGTGGTGAGACCGATTTGGACTTGGGTAATTACGAGCGTTACTTGAAGGTTACTTTAACTAAGGACCACAACATTACTACCGGTAAAATTTATTCTCACGTCATCTCTAGGGAGAGAAAAGGTGATTACTTGGGTAAGACTGTGCAAATTGTTCCTCATTTGACCAACGCCATCCAGGATTGGATTGAACGTGTAGCTCGTATTCCTGTGGATGACACTGGTTTGGAGCCCGATATCTGTATCATTGAGCTCGGTGGTACCGTTGGTGACATTGAGAGTGCACCATTTGTGGAAGCTTTAAgacaatttcaattcagaGTTGGTAAGGAGAATTTCGCTTTGATTCACGTCTCTTTGGTACCTGTGATCCATGGCGAGCAAAAGACTAAACCTACGCAGGCAGCCATCAAGGATCTAAGATCTCTTGGGTTGACCCCAGATATGATCGCTTGTAGGTGTACCGAGGCTCTAGATGAACCTACCATTAACAAGATTGCTATGTTCTGCCACGTTGGTCCCGATCAAGTTGTTAACGTTTACGATGTCAAGTCCACTTACCACATCCCATTGTTACTATTAgagcaaaagatgatgGACTACTTGCACAAAAGATTACAATTGGGTGACATCCAATTGGCCGCAGAAGATAGACAGAGGGGTGAACAGTTATTGGAGAAATGGACCTCTATGACCAAGAATTTCGAAGCTTCCGACAAACTGGTCAAGATCGCGCTAGTTGGTAAATACACAAACTTGAAGGACTCCTACCTGTCAGTGATCAAGGCCCTCGAGCACTCTTCGATGAAGTGCCGTACCCATTTGGAGATCCTATGGGTTGAAGCAAGTGACTTGGAACCTGAGTCCCAGGAAGTTGACAAGGCCAAATTTCATGAAGCTTGGAATAAAGTTAGTACCGCTGACGGTATTTTAGTCCCTGGTGGTTTCGGTTCCAGAGGTACTGAAGGTATGATTTTAGCTGCCAAGTGGGCTCGTGAAAGCAACGTTCCATACCTAGGTATCTGTCTAGGTCTGCAAATCGCTACAATTGAATTTGCTCGTAACGTAATGGGTCTAAAAAATGGTAACAGTGCCGAATTCTTCCCTGATCTAGCCGAAGAGGACCAAGTGGTTGTCTACATGCCTGAGATCgacaaggaaaagatggGTGGTACTATGAGATTGGGTTTGAGACCTACCTTCTTCCAAGACTCCACCGAATGGAGTAAGATTAAGAAATTATATGGTGATAAGGCTTCCATTTTAGAGAGACACCGTCATCGTTACGAAATCAACCCCAAATTGGTCAGCGAACTAGAAGACAAGGGTCTAGTCTTCGTTGGTAAAGACGAAACCAACGAACGTTGTGAGATTTTTGAACTGAAGAACCACGACTATTTTGTCGCTACACAGTACCATCCAGAGTACACCTCGAAAGTGCTAGACCCTTCACGTCCATTCGTCGGTCTAATCGCTGCTGCCGCAGGGATCATGGACCCTGTCCTCGCGGGTGAATACGAGTTCCATGGGAAAGCCGATTTCTAAGTAAGAATCTTGTAGAGAAAAGTATGTATAGTGCTTAATATAAAGAACTAATTAATTCATTTGGTAATACCAATGACACCACAGGCGTTTCTTCCACCGGCATTACCGGTCTTCAAAGACTCCTCGACACCACCTTTACCCAAGTCATCCTGACCGGCATGGATAACAACGGTTCTACCCAAGATAGAAGTTGGACCggtcaatttgatcagtGAGTCCTGTAGAGAACCCTTAGCGACACCCTTGCCATCGGTCTTGAGGTTACCCAAGTCACCAACGTGTCTAACTTCGGCCTCACGAGCACCGTGTGTCTTACCAGTAGGGTTGAAATGTGGACCAGCGGAGGTACAACCGTTAGTGTTGTCACCAAACTCGTGAATGTGGAACCCACGCTCAGCGTTGGCATCATTACCGGAAATTTCCCATGAAACGGTAGTAGGTTCACTTTCGGACTTCTGCTCGAAGTAAACAGTACCAGACACACCTGCGTCACCCTTCAACAATGCTACAGCTTTAACCATCTTTCAATATTGCTCAATGCAGTCAATTAAACACCTAAGAGGTCACCAATTCAGCGTAAAAGTGTGAGCAAATACCCTTTTCAACACCTTATATAGGTGCCACTCCTCTCGAATTTGCCCAACTTAAGGAGAGGTGCGGGTAACGGTGACCAATGCTTATTcagcaagaagaacagtCATTGGGCGAGCCAAAAGAGTGGTCCACTAAGAGTGGTTTTGGCATCTAACGAGGTTCGTCGGGGTCCTTGTCGGTGTCGTGGTCGGTCGAGGAAGGCCCTGGGAGGAATACGATCAGGTAGGCCGTGCTTCCAACGATGACGGAGGTGAATAGCCACATGAGGATGGTGCTGGGCTTGCGAACGACCTTGTGGAAGAACTCGATGACCGGATTGTCGTAGAAGAATGCCATGGGTTTTTTTTGGGGATAGTTGTGTGTTGTTTGAGTGGTAGTGAGCTTATTAGAAGTGTTTTCAAGGGACTCGCTTCGTTGTATAAACAACagagaatgatgaagaggtcAAAATAGAATGATCTGGCGATGGTTTTGGTGGTTTGCAGTGATTGGAATGGTTATTGGTGAAGAGTTTGGCTCTACGCGGGAATTGTATGAGAGCTTGATGGTTTCGGAGTTGTACACGTTTGTTTACGTTTACTCGCATGGGTGCCACTCACAGGAAGTTGGGCCTGAATTTGAACAGCTGGCTCAATTGATGTTAGGGGAAGATGGGCAACCGTTGGTTGGGTTTGCCAGTATCGATGGTCATAAGTCGCGTAACTTTGCTCGACAATTTAACGTGGAGTCCTTCCCTCAATTGCTACTGTTTAAGCCGCAAAAAGAGCCAGCACAGACTCTACTGGATCTCCTAGGGGACGTGTATCATGGTGGGAAGAGTTCTGTCGATATGGCCAAATACTTATGGCAACAAACAGGCCATTTGCCTCGATGGCCAAAGTCCGAAGATTCTGTGCTAGAGCTGGACAGCTTAAATACACTACAGAAGCATGCGAGTACTTTTAACAGTTATTGGAGTCGTTCGTTCACCGTCAATTCCTCTGGCGAGCTCATGCAACAAGTCATTTTGATCGCTTTCTTGACACCGTGGACCCGCACAAAATACCAGGATATGTTCCTCGGTGGCATGCCGAACTCTCTGGTCGATAAACTAAGTGCCAAATACGGTTCCCAATTAAAATTACTGCGGCTAGATTCTTCGCAAGAGAATATGGCCTCGGTAGTCAATGAGTTCCGCGTATCGACTGAACCATCTATTTTTTTACTCTTTCAAGAGGACAGTCGGGACTCCCGCATGGCACTATTGGAGCTTCTGCCCTACGACTCGCAAACCTGGGACCACGAAGCGCAACTAGTATCGCAACTGGTGGATACCGCCGTCGGcaggaatttttcacagTTGCAGCAACTATCGCGAGACTACCACTCGATTTACCTCTATGATTCGCTACAACAAAGGCAGCAAAAAATCCAGGATGATTGGGACCAGTCTCTGGTCGATCAAATTGGCAATTTCACAGATGCTGATACCATTCTCTCCAGTATATGGGGTATGTAACTTTATAATATCGGCTACCCGGCCTTGTAACCATTAAATTCAATAATAAGGCCAGCTCGAAGAAGCCAGGTATCAAACCTCGAATTGCTCAGCCTAACAATACCAATTGTCATGAATTTGTTCAGAATAGTGGCAGATCTTTCGCATTTGGCGAGTATTCTGATTCTGATTCACACGATCAAGACAACAAACTCCATCGATGGTATCTCGTTCAAGTCTCAGGTGCTTTACGTTTTGGTGTTTGCCAGTAGGTATTTGGACCTATTCTTCCGGTGGATTTCCTTATACAACACGTTGAtgaagcttttcttcatcggtTCATCCATTTACATTATTATGCTACTGCAAAACGCTAAGAACACCGTTGCATACAAGGAAATGATCTTAAAGGATACTTTCAAGGTTCGTTACATTCTAGCTGCCAGTGGTGTTCTTGCCCTTCTTTTTAATGAGAGGTTTACTGTGATTGACATTTTATGGAGTTTCTCGCTGTGGCTTGAGAGTATTGCCATTTTACCACAACTCTTCATGTTATCCAAGACTCGCAAAGCTCCAAGCTTGACAATTCATTACATCTTTGCATTAGGGCTTTACAGAGCCCTATATATTCCCAATTGGCTTTGGAGATGGCTAATGGAGGACAATAAAGGTTTCCAAAAACTGCCTTTCGTCACAGGTTTCATACAAACTCTTGTATACTCCGATTTCTTCTATATCTACTACCAAAGGGTTATTAAAGGCGACCGTACAAGACTGCCTCATTAAATAGAAGATCTGTGTAtaaaaaaatgaaaaaattgatataCTGCACTCAATCCCTCTTTAATTCGTAAAATTCTTTCCTTACACCATCCTTTGTCACAATTAATATTTCTAACCCATCACCAACTTGAATGTGTCTCTCCGTAGCGGAGGTGAATGCATCTCTAACCAATTTTATAACTTCTTCGATACTCAGGTAAGTTTGCGGTCTTCTTACTTTCCCATTAGTGCCCGGTTCGAattgattcttgaaattcacTTGGTTATCCAAAAAGGGCATAATCAAACTTGCTGCTGCACCACCTGCTCTACACTGTTCTCTCTCGTATGAACCCACAGGGTCGAATGAATAGACTGCACCTTTACCCTCTTCATCGAGTCCGGCAATAATTGTGTGCACATAGTATGGAAAAAATCTCTTACCATATAGTAAATGCTGAATATTTCTTGCCGCAGAAGAAAGCGACAATTTCTTATCATTGTGATCGAAGTGGTACCATTTCACACTattcttgaatcttttAACCAATGCTTCACCATCTGCAGCAAACCCATTTGCAGACATTACTATGTTGTCACCGCAATCAAACACTTTAGACTCATGACGTGAGTTAATAGAGTAATCGGTAGTGTGTCTAGTGTCACCAGCTAGTACAGCGAAATCTTCACCTGCGATCCCCAAAATTGTACCACCATTGTCGGTATAAGGATTGAACTGGTGCTGAATGGGCGTATGCGCCACTTCATTAGAGTATTCGGATGCAATCGTCGTCATGGCCTCGCAAATGCTAGCCTCTTCCTTTGATTATAGTGCTGATCATTTGCCACCCTTAGTTAAGACTTTAAACTTCGAGGTCTACGTCTAACATGATGCAAAAATTAGTATCACGTGCATATGTCCCTGTGTCATGTGATATGTCAAGCTTGTCCATGACATTGGCGTTCTGTCTCGACATTCGTTCTATTTCCTGTTTGGGTAAGCAGGAATTGCTTTTTCCTTCTAAGCTGCAAGGCTCGAGAAACTAGGCAAGCTTGTATACGTCAATTCAGCAGGAACCACCCGATGATAAAAAACACTAGATCGTAGTTCGATGCCCGTTGTGACGAACGGCGATGTAAGTGacagaaaatttttcctGGTCCTCGATAAGCTCAGATTATCGATTGGAGCCTAACCGGAGAAGTCCCTGTAGCACTATTGTAGCCTTTTAGCAACTCATCTCGATAgtaagaaaaaaaaaaaaaaaaactgGAAAAAATGTATATAGGTGAAGAGCTGGGGCCAAGGCTAGTCGTTGATGAGCTTGAGTTTTCTTCCACCATCGTCATTCTTGTCTTGTATTATGTCTTGAAAAACTGGAGTTTGGAGTTTGGAGTTTGGAGTCTTTTAGGATGGAAGCTCATTACAATGACGAGGATGAGTTTGTAAAGATCCAGGACAATGAATCCAAAACAAAAGCTTTCAGTTTGACCACAGAGACCAATTCGCTGGATGGTGGTGATAGTGGAGTTGCGAAAAAGACTATCACTGAGGAGGACAGATCTTTTTGGCAGAAATTCATCGATCTCATCGAGGTCAAGCACCCAGACGGGTTCGGTGAGTCCAAATCCAAATCTGTGGTCGAAGCGTACGTGTATAATGGTGAATTGACACCTGTCGAGGCTGCCAGACGGAAATGGACTTGGAAACAGTATGTTTTCTTCTGGATGTCTGGTACTTTTAACGTCAATACCTGGCAAATCTCTGCCACCGGTCTGCAGTTGGGGTTGAACTGGTGGCAGACATGGATTTGTATATGGGTTGGTTATTTCTTCGTTGCAGTATTTGTCGTTCTGGCCTCTCGGGTTGGTAATATGTACCACTTGTCATTCCCCAGTTCATGTCGTATCGCCTTTGGCACCTATTTCTCAATCTGGGTTGTGTTGAACAGAGTTGTCATGGCCTGTGTGTGGTACTCTACTCAGGCCTACTTGGGCGGTATCTGTGTGCAGTTGATTCTTCGATCTATCTTTGGTAACAATTTGAACTCAAGGTGGCACGATACGATTCCTAGTGTTAATTTGACCCCATACGAATTGGTTtgcttcatcattttctgGATTATATCTCTACCATTCCTATGGTATCCTCCACATAAGCTGCGTCACATCTTTGCCATAAAATCGGCAGTCACTCCAATCGCAGCATTTGCATTACTTGTATGGTCCGTACGTAAATGCGGTGGTAATCTTTCATTGGGATCACTCAACGGTAACTCTACTATGGGAAGTGCCGCTACAGCATGGGCAGTTATCAGGTCGATCATGAGCGCTATGGACAATTTCTCTAC
The window above is part of the Torulaspora delbrueckii CBS 1146 chromosome 3, complete genome genome. Proteins encoded here:
- the AIM25 gene encoding Aim25p (similar to Saccharomyces cerevisiae YJR100C; ancestral locus Anc_7.472) — translated: MQIMLRRLYSSTAKVARNGPFRRLRQRGDGIQGARTALASDILGSQVETTFIQPHHPVATTILNEPTIVIERQLEMMNVFLGFEQANKYAIMDVLGNRIGYMQERDFSIGKAILRQIYKLHRPFTVDVFDNWGNVIMTIRRPFSWINSHIKAFLPPITTVEQDYVKQSSTLEKEVHSSSPFGNVPQPQYIDDSQGEGILVGESIQNWHLWRRRYELFQRDLGSEGSFSEYGQIDAPFLSFEFPVMDANGKIMAGVDRNWVGLGREFFTDTGVYVIRFDSKQSFENVYPPDLLSDSVLDLDQRAVLLANAVSIDYDYFSRHSRHSGGLLSFGSYDE
- the RSM26 gene encoding mitochondrial 37S ribosomal protein mS42 (similar to Saccharomyces cerevisiae RSM26 (YJR101W); ancestral locus Anc_7.473) — encoded protein: MFRSIVTKRGVHTVPRLPQASHLSRQGVPNVLSVGGFKVLWDQHQKYLCDKLTLATTGTSMESYLPFHLLLNTAKKASQSHIFNLASAAHNNHLFVENIVPTFTSTSTQPSRLFLTCVEESFGLDWEALKKEMVRRAEQDVLGQGWLFLVENSDKELHILTIQNNGTPYYFPRNQLFDLNCALTLEEFAQLEEIKKLVVEQGDKKVKDWTVPLVCVSLWDQAYLHDYGVQGRSKYVENVLNNLNWGVVNNRLYSDSL
- the VPS25 gene encoding ESCRT-II subunit protein VPS25 (similar to Saccharomyces cerevisiae VPS25 (YJR102C); ancestral locus Anc_7.474), which codes for MTDPSTVLPAIYSFPPLYTRQPNAIIRRQQIASWIDLVLAYCKSQNFWCMTLEGVPVDEYNKSRISIFINSEIQRSVPQVFVEEIWSKMCEEGKAMGTETGRKDSSQYYVLWRTLDSWASLVLQWFENSGKLNQVVTIYELAQGDETADWEFHGMPEPLLAHCIKPLCQRNRATLIKDERGKPVATKVV
- the MCM16 gene encoding Mcm16p (similar to Saccharomyces cerevisiae MCM16 (YPR046W); ancestral locus Anc_7.475), coding for MERVQELEREHVQLYGELLKALDKLYQLQRGHGRIRDKDAESTLATRRQLQMSIEKSAAMIRTLERLLKYEGNPDMGLTTTEDLLALRLGKLMQENYEMDYDVAEFMKREDKVRQELREERLQYSRLTTRLRELSDKINSQKDTPDESDKIKSIPTLGRSEIIDQNERIEELLIALKIHGGYDPML
- the TDEL0C03390 gene encoding CTP synthase (similar to Saccharomyces cerevisiae URA7 (YBL039C) and URA8 (YJR103W); ancestral locus Anc_7.476) — protein: MKYVVVSGGVISGIGKGVLASSTGMLFKTLGLKVTSIKIDPYMNIDAGTMSPLEHGECFVLDDGGETDLDLGNYERYLKVTLTKDHNITTGKIYSHVISRERKGDYLGKTVQIVPHLTNAIQDWIERVARIPVDDTGLEPDICIIELGGTVGDIESAPFVEALRQFQFRVGKENFALIHVSLVPVIHGEQKTKPTQAAIKDLRSLGLTPDMIACRCTEALDEPTINKIAMFCHVGPDQVVNVYDVKSTYHIPLLLLEQKMMDYLHKRLQLGDIQLAAEDRQRGEQLLEKWTSMTKNFEASDKLVKIALVGKYTNLKDSYLSVIKALEHSSMKCRTHLEILWVEASDLEPESQEVDKAKFHEAWNKVSTADGILVPGGFGSRGTEGMILAAKWARESNVPYLGICLGLQIATIEFARNVMGLKNGNSAEFFPDLAEEDQVVVYMPEIDKEKMGGTMRLGLRPTFFQDSTEWSKIKKLYGDKASILERHRHRYEINPKLVSELEDKGLVFVGKDETNERCEIFELKNHDYFVATQYHPEYTSKVLDPSRPFVGLIAAAAGIMDPVLAGEYEFHGKADF
- the SOD1 gene encoding superoxide dismutase SOD1 (similar to Saccharomyces cerevisiae SOD1 (YJR104C); ancestral locus Anc_7.477), with the protein product MVKAVALLKGDAGVSGTVYFEQKSESEPTTVSWEISGNDANAERGFHIHEFGDNTNGCTSAGPHFNPTGKTHGAREAEVRHVGDLGNLKTDGKGVAKGSLQDSLIKLTGPTSILGRTVVIHAGQDDLGKGGVEESLKTGNAGGRNACGVIGITK
- the MIN6 gene encoding Min6p (similar to Saccharomyces cerevisiae YBL039W-B; ancestral locus Anc_7.478); this encodes MAFFYDNPVIEFFHKVVRKPSTILMWLFTSVIVGSTAYLIVFLPGPSSTDHDTDKDPDEPR
- the TDEL0C03420 gene encoding protein disulfide isomerase family protein, whose translation is MIWRWFWWFAVIGMVIGEEFGSTRELYESLMVSELYTFVYVYSHGCHSQEVGPEFEQLAQLMLGEDGQPLVGFASIDGHKSRNFARQFNVESFPQLLLFKPQKEPAQTLLDLLGDVYHGGKSSVDMAKYLWQQTGHLPRWPKSEDSVLELDSLNTLQKHASTFNSYWSRSFTVNSSGELMQQVILIAFLTPWTRTKYQDMFLGGMPNSLVDKLSAKYGSQLKLLRLDSSQENMASVVNEFRVSTEPSIFLLFQEDSRDSRMALLELLPYDSQTWDHEAQLVSQLVDTAVGRNFSQLQQLSRDYHSIYLYDSLQQRQQKIQDDWDQSLVDQIGNFTDADTILSSIWGM
- the ERD2 gene encoding Erd2p (similar to Saccharomyces cerevisiae ERD2 (YBL040C); ancestral locus Anc_7.479), which translates into the protein MNLFRIVADLSHLASILILIHTIKTTNSIDGISFKSQVLYVLVFASRYLDLFFRWISLYNTLMKLFFIGSSIYIIMLLQNAKNTVAYKEMILKDTFKVRYILAASGVLALLFNERFTVIDILWSFSLWLESIAILPQLFMLSKTRKAPSLTIHYIFALGLYRALYIPNWLWRWLMEDNKGFQKLPFVTGFIQTLVYSDFFYIYYQRVIKGDRTRLPH